One genomic region from Candidatus Zixiibacteriota bacterium encodes:
- a CDS encoding pitrilysin family protein gives MKNGLRVITERIPSVRSISLGVWADVGSRNESKAENGLSHLIEHMVFKGTKNRTAKEIASSLESIGGSLNAFTSKEQTCFTARILDEHLDIGVDVLADLACHARFTPHNLAREKQVVYEEIKESKDTPSDYIHDIFAEAYWGDHPLGRPILGEVETLAPVRRSAIMGYLHKNYRAGSVVIAAAGSVSHDKLVRLVKEKFDFPNGSAQAYETAKRSTDRTVVAQPDDNQQIHICLGFPSVKYDAREKMAVLALQSYLGGGMSSVLFQKIREEKGLAYTVYTFNEFYRDAGQFGAYMSADKKNLAACIQITLKELTRTTRKRLDTKQLDQIKAQLKGQLTLGMESTYSRMNRLARQELMLGSYIPVRKSLREIDRVTPQQVLEQANKTFDNSQIAIAVLGIEDKSAIENAL, from the coding sequence TTGAAGAACGGATTGAGGGTAATAACCGAGAGGATACCCTCAGTTCGTTCTATTTCATTGGGAGTCTGGGCCGATGTTGGTTCGCGCAATGAATCTAAAGCCGAAAACGGCCTGAGTCATCTCATCGAACACATGGTGTTCAAAGGCACTAAGAATCGAACGGCCAAAGAGATTGCCTCCTCGCTTGAATCTATCGGCGGTTCCCTCAACGCTTTTACCTCCAAAGAACAGACCTGTTTCACTGCCCGTATTCTCGATGAACATCTGGATATCGGCGTGGATGTTCTCGCCGACCTTGCCTGCCACGCCAGGTTCACCCCGCATAATTTGGCACGCGAGAAACAGGTGGTTTACGAGGAGATCAAGGAAAGCAAAGACACACCATCGGATTACATCCACGATATCTTCGCCGAGGCCTACTGGGGCGACCATCCCTTGGGCCGTCCGATACTCGGAGAAGTCGAGACTCTCGCCCCGGTGCGAAGGTCGGCAATTATGGGATATCTGCACAAAAACTACCGCGCCGGTTCGGTGGTTATAGCTGCCGCCGGCTCGGTTTCTCATGATAAGCTGGTACGGTTGGTAAAAGAGAAGTTCGATTTTCCCAATGGCTCGGCTCAGGCGTATGAGACCGCAAAAAGGTCGACCGATCGAACTGTCGTCGCTCAGCCCGATGATAACCAGCAGATTCACATTTGTCTGGGTTTCCCCAGTGTTAAATATGACGCCAGGGAAAAGATGGCGGTTCTCGCTCTTCAGTCATATCTCGGTGGCGGGATGTCTTCGGTCCTCTTCCAGAAGATCAGGGAAGAAAAAGGACTGGCATACACCGTGTACACTTTCAATGAATTCTATCGCGACGCCGGACAGTTCGGCGCATACATGAGTGCTGACAAAAAGAATCTGGCGGCGTGCATTCAGATAACCCTCAAAGAACTCACTCGCACGACGAGGAAACGCCTGGATACAAAACAGCTCGACCAGATTAAAGCGCAGCTCAAAGGTCAGTTGACTCTCGGCATGGAGTCAACCTACAGCCGAATGAATCGACTTGCCCGTCAGGAATTAATGCTGGGAAGTTATATACCCGTCAGGAAATCTCTGAGAGAAATCGACCGCGTAACCCCTCAGCAGGTACTCGAACAGGCCAACAAGACTTTCGACAACTCGCAAATAGCCATAGCTGTACTCGGGATTGAAGATAAGAGTGCTATTGAGAATGCCCTCTGA
- a CDS encoding bifunctional riboflavin kinase/FAD synthetase translates to MTFVKGLEHYRKTEGRCAAVTIGTFDGIHRGHQEIFKTLGEVGKGIDCDPVLVTFNPHPRVVVTPEEIPLLLTTIKEKEKFIPSFFKGTVLVLEFNEKLKEMSADDFVKSILIDRLGARKVIVGYDHAFGKNRSGSIDNLRALGEQYGFEVQVVEPVMYGGKPISSSRIRAALRDNDYVGAIEMLGHHYGIYGVVERGIGLGRRLGYPTANLRYSGRKLLPSDGVYSCWAEVGGECKPGMMFIGTNYFNPQQRLSVEANLFDFDRDIYEEEMMLYPSEYLRSNRRFDSTEKLKEQLKLDKQNVLSILEKERKDDNEQRAQSSNRF, encoded by the coding sequence GTGACTTTCGTAAAGGGCCTGGAGCATTACAGGAAGACCGAGGGGCGTTGCGCGGCTGTCACTATCGGCACGTTCGACGGCATCCATCGCGGACACCAGGAAATTTTCAAAACGCTGGGCGAGGTGGGTAAGGGGATTGACTGTGACCCCGTTTTGGTGACCTTTAACCCGCATCCCAGAGTAGTCGTCACTCCGGAAGAGATACCGCTGCTTCTGACGACGATCAAAGAGAAAGAGAAATTCATTCCGTCGTTTTTTAAGGGGACGGTGCTTGTTTTGGAGTTTAATGAGAAGCTCAAAGAGATGTCAGCTGATGATTTCGTCAAGAGTATCCTGATTGATCGGTTGGGAGCCAGAAAGGTGATTGTCGGGTACGACCACGCTTTCGGAAAGAACCGAAGCGGCAGTATCGACAATCTCAGAGCCCTCGGCGAGCAGTATGGGTTCGAAGTACAGGTGGTTGAGCCGGTGATGTACGGCGGCAAGCCGATATCATCATCGCGCATAAGGGCCGCCCTTCGCGACAACGATTATGTCGGCGCCATAGAGATGCTCGGGCATCATTATGGCATTTATGGTGTCGTTGAGCGCGGCATCGGGCTGGGACGTCGCCTGGGCTATCCGACCGCGAACCTTCGCTACAGCGGCCGCAAACTGCTGCCGAGCGACGGCGTCTACTCGTGTTGGGCCGAGGTTGGCGGCGAGTGCAAGCCCGGGATGATGTTTATTGGGACGAATTACTTCAACCCGCAACAGCGCCTTTCGGTCGAAGCCAACCTGTTCGACTTTGATCGCGATATTTACGAGGAAGAAATGATGCTCTATCCGAGCGAATATTTGCGGAGCAACCGCAGATTCGATTCGACCGAGAAGCTCAAAGAGCAACTGAAATTGGATAAACAGAATGTTTTAAGTATACTTGAAAAGGAGAGAAAGGATGACAACGAGCAAAGAGCGCAAAGCTCAAATCGTTTCTGA
- the truB gene encoding tRNA pseudouridine(55) synthase TruB, with protein sequence MTLVDRNISGFMLLDKPSGISSHDAVQQVRKITRQRRVGHTGTLDPLATGLMILCLGSATKAARFVSDMDKTYDAEICLGRTSETFDAEGVDSDQPEAEIPQMSKEQLSAVLAEFVGPQVQTVPYYSAVSVEGRRLYDLARKGEEDIELPKREVEIKTLELNSYETPHIRATVSCSKGTYVRALAHDIGQRLGCGAYLSGLRRVAIGRLSVSSALTMEDITRYADDGSFGEHVLAYDKVFDYGAFKVTDEFGQKVVSGVELRYENVTGVDGQFKKGDKVFIRSNAGKVLAIGTAEMSALEATEHKNDSRLFKYLRVLN encoded by the coding sequence ATGACCTTGGTTGACCGCAACATCAGCGGCTTTATGCTTCTGGACAAGCCATCGGGGATATCCAGCCATGACGCTGTCCAGCAGGTGCGTAAGATAACGCGTCAGCGGCGGGTCGGTCACACCGGCACGCTCGATCCGCTGGCGACGGGGCTGATGATTCTATGCCTCGGCAGCGCCACCAAAGCGGCCCGCTTCGTTTCGGATATGGACAAAACCTACGATGCTGAAATCTGCCTGGGCCGAACATCCGAAACATTCGATGCCGAAGGAGTTGACAGCGACCAGCCTGAGGCAGAGATACCCCAGATGTCAAAGGAACAGCTTTCTGCTGTTCTCGCTGAATTCGTCGGCCCGCAGGTGCAGACCGTGCCGTATTATTCCGCTGTTAGCGTTGAAGGTCGAAGGTTGTACGATTTGGCACGTAAGGGAGAGGAAGATATCGAGTTGCCGAAACGAGAAGTAGAAATAAAAACTCTCGAACTGAACAGCTATGAAACACCGCACATCAGGGCAACAGTAAGCTGCTCTAAGGGCACCTATGTTCGCGCCCTCGCTCACGATATCGGACAGCGACTTGGCTGTGGCGCTTATCTTTCGGGGCTGCGTCGCGTTGCCATCGGACGATTAAGCGTGAGTAGTGCTTTGACGATGGAGGATATTACTCGATACGCCGATGATGGCTCTTTTGGAGAGCATGTGCTCGCCTATGACAAAGTATTCGATTATGGGGCCTTTAAAGTCACCGATGAGTTCGGGCAGAAAGTTGTTTCCGGGGTGGAACTCCGCTACGAAAATGTGACCGGCGTTGACGGCCAGTTCAAGAAAGGTGATAAGGTGTTCATCCGCAGCAACGCGGGCAAAGTGCTGGCAATCGGAACCGCCGAAATGTCGGCTCTCGAAGCGACGGAGCACAAGAATGACTCCAGGCTTTTCAAGTATTTGAGGGTACTGAATTGA
- a CDS encoding polyribonucleotide nucleotidyltransferase, with amino-acid sequence MSYKVEFELGGRTMVIETGKLAKQANGAVTVRYGDSMILATVCAETEPKEGFDFFPLTVEYREKSYAAGKIPGGFFKREGRPSEKEILSARIIDRTIRPLFPDDFRGETQCIAYVVSHDQQNDTDIMGLNGTSAAIAVSDIPMQKTVAGVRVGRINGQLVANPTIEQLESSDIYITMSGSRDAITMVEGGGREIPEDQLIDALMFGHDQIRMIVDKIEELKAQCGRPKFEYTPVAKDETLVAKVKEMLGDKLDRFNRIAVKEERNEQKKKLAAEIVEALAEEFDDSEKDIKEIIHDVDSATMRAMIVNEDRRIDGRGPDDIRDLSSEVGVLPRAHGSALFTRGQTQALVAVTLGTKIDEQRLDELEGESTKSYMLHYNFPPFSTGETKPIRGTSRREIGHGALAERALFPVIPAEDGFPYTIRIVSDILESNGSSSMASVCGGSLSLMDAGVPIKSAVGGIAMGLIKQDEKVIILTDILGDEDHFGDMDFKVTGTAEGVTAIQMDIKITGLDIEIMRQALDKARIARLKIIEHMTTTLPTHRAQLSDYAPRIITIKIPVSKIGEVIGPGGKMIRAIIEETGAKIDIEDDGTVLIASVDGEAGRRAKERIEALVEEAEIGKTYDGVVRRITNFGAFVEIIPGTDGLVHISELDVGRVNRVEDVCKVGDRMQVKVIDIDGDGKVRLSRKALLTGGSDNNRNSQRSRQR; translated from the coding sequence ATGTCTTATAAGGTTGAGTTTGAACTCGGTGGTCGTACTATGGTCATTGAGACCGGCAAGCTGGCCAAGCAGGCCAACGGCGCCGTAACCGTCAGATACGGCGATTCAATGATCTTGGCCACCGTCTGCGCGGAAACCGAACCAAAAGAAGGGTTTGATTTTTTCCCTCTCACGGTCGAGTATCGCGAGAAATCGTACGCGGCGGGTAAAATTCCCGGCGGCTTTTTCAAACGCGAGGGACGACCGTCTGAAAAAGAAATCCTCTCGGCCCGGATTATCGATCGTACCATCCGGCCGCTGTTCCCCGATGATTTCAGAGGGGAGACACAATGTATCGCCTACGTGGTCTCGCACGATCAACAGAATGACACCGATATCATGGGCCTGAACGGAACATCGGCGGCCATCGCCGTCTCGGATATTCCCATGCAGAAGACCGTGGCCGGTGTTCGGGTGGGGCGCATAAATGGACAACTCGTCGCCAACCCGACAATCGAACAGCTCGAGAGCAGCGACATCTATATCACCATGTCCGGCTCCAGGGATGCCATCACCATGGTTGAGGGCGGCGGTCGGGAAATTCCCGAGGACCAGCTTATTGATGCTCTTATGTTCGGTCACGACCAGATAAGGATGATTGTCGACAAGATCGAAGAGTTGAAGGCGCAGTGCGGTAGGCCGAAGTTCGAGTACACGCCGGTTGCCAAAGATGAGACCCTGGTAGCCAAAGTTAAGGAAATGCTGGGCGATAAACTTGACCGGTTTAACCGAATCGCTGTCAAGGAGGAGCGAAACGAACAGAAAAAGAAACTCGCGGCCGAAATAGTGGAAGCTCTCGCCGAAGAGTTTGACGACAGCGAAAAGGATATCAAAGAGATAATCCACGATGTCGATTCTGCCACCATGAGAGCCATGATCGTCAACGAGGACAGGCGTATCGACGGTCGCGGTCCGGACGATATCCGTGATCTATCCAGTGAAGTGGGTGTCCTGCCGCGTGCCCACGGTTCAGCGTTGTTCACGCGAGGACAGACCCAGGCTTTGGTTGCGGTCACGCTCGGCACCAAGATCGATGAGCAACGGCTCGATGAACTAGAAGGTGAGTCCACCAAGAGCTATATGCTGCACTACAATTTCCCGCCGTTTTCTACGGGCGAAACCAAGCCCATCAGGGGGACAAGCCGGCGTGAGATCGGTCACGGCGCATTAGCCGAACGGGCGCTCTTCCCGGTTATTCCCGCTGAAGACGGTTTCCCGTACACCATCCGCATCGTGTCGGACATCCTGGAGTCCAACGGCTCCTCGTCGATGGCCTCAGTTTGCGGCGGCTCGCTCTCACTGATGGATGCCGGCGTACCGATTAAATCCGCTGTCGGCGGCATCGCTATGGGTCTTATCAAGCAGGATGAGAAAGTGATTATCCTTACCGATATCCTCGGCGATGAAGATCATTTCGGCGATATGGACTTCAAGGTCACCGGCACCGCTGAAGGCGTCACCGCCATTCAGATGGATATCAAAATCACCGGTCTGGATATCGAGATCATGCGCCAGGCCCTTGACAAGGCCAGAATCGCACGCTTGAAAATCATCGAGCATATGACCACGACCCTCCCGACCCATCGCGCGCAGCTCTCCGACTATGCCCCGAGAATAATAACCATCAAGATTCCGGTCTCCAAGATCGGAGAGGTGATTGGCCCCGGAGGCAAGATGATCCGCGCTATTATCGAAGAAACCGGCGCCAAGATCGATATCGAAGACGATGGCACGGTGCTGATTGCGTCTGTTGATGGTGAGGCCGGTCGTCGCGCCAAAGAGAGAATCGAAGCCCTGGTCGAAGAAGCTGAGATCGGCAAGACCTACGATGGCGTGGTTCGCCGTATCACCAATTTCGGCGCCTTCGTCGAAATAATTCCGGGCACCGATGGACTGGTTCACATCTCGGAACTTGATGTCGGTCGGGTTAACAGAGTCGAGGACGTCTGCAAAGTCGGAGACCGCATGCAAGTCAAGGTCATCGATATCGACGGTGACGGCAAGGTGCGGCTTTCCCGGAAGGCTTTGCTGACGGGCGGCTCCGATAATAACCGCAATTCTCAGAGGTCGAGACAACGTTAA
- the rpsO gene encoding 30S ribosomal protein S15, whose amino-acid sequence MTTSKERKAQIVSEHRLHDSDTGSPEVQIALLTERINYLTAHMQEHKKDFHTRLGLLKLVGQRRRLLDYLKDRDIVSYRQVISELGIRR is encoded by the coding sequence ATGACAACGAGCAAAGAGCGCAAAGCTCAAATCGTTTCTGAACACCGTCTGCACGACAGCGATACCGGTTCGCCGGAGGTTCAGATCGCACTATTAACGGAGCGCATCAATTATTTGACCGCTCACATGCAGGAACACAAAAAGGATTTTCACACGCGTCTGGGATTGCTCAAACTGGTGGGACAGCGTCGCCGACTGCTCGACTATCTCAAGGACCGCGACATCGTCAGTTACCGACAAGTGATTTCCGAGCTCGGCATACGCCGCTAA